In the genome of Cupriavidus sp. WKF15, the window CCGCAATGGCCGCAGCGAGGCTTCCGCATGCGGTCGCTATGGCGAACAGGCCGCGAGGGCGGCAGGTCTCCACTTGCATACGGTAGTCATACCCGTTCTTAGCTCTAGCAAGGATCAGACATGTACCAACGCATTCTGGTCGCCCTTGACGGCGGCACAGCTTCCGAAGCCGCGCTGGATGATGCCATTCCACCTGCCCAGGCCATGGGTGCCGAGGTGGAGGTGATCTACGCGGTAGATGACAGCAGTCCGTTTCTCGACGTCACGGGGATGGACCCGGACAGGCTGATCGATGACCTGATGATGGTTGGGGAAAGCGTGCTCTCGTCCGCAGCGAACAAGCTCGGGCGGGCTGGCGTACGTCATTGCACGCGCTTGCTGAGCAAACACATGATCCAGGACGACATCGCAACTACCATCGTGGCGGAAGCTGCCGGATGGCCTGCAGACCTGATCGTAATGGGCACGCACGGACGCCGTAGCGCACGCCGGTTAATCATGGGCAGCGTGTCCCGAGGACGTCATCGTCCGGACAAACCTACCAGTGCTGCTGGTTTGTCAGGGCAGGGATGGCATCCACAGCCCGATTTCGTCTCACGGTAAGGAGTTGGTATGAGCTACAGCAGCATCCTGGTTCATCTGGACCGCAACAGGCACACAGCTAGCCGTCTTGCGCTCGCGTCGCAACTGGCGAGCTCACATGGCTGTCCGCTGATCGGCCTAATTGGAGGCTTCATTCCCGATCCGGCATGGTTCTATCTGATGGACAACGCCGCTCTTTACATCGAAGCAGACCGGCAGCGCCGCCAGTTGGCAAAGGAAAGCATTCGTGACCAGTTCCACGAGGCGACGAAACACCTATCCGCCGGCGTGGAATGGCGGTCGGCCGAGCATGATGTGTTGTCGACGGTGCTCCGGGAATCGCGCGAGGCAGGGCTGGTTGTTGCCGGTCAGTACGATGCAAACGGCGAGGAAGGCCCGGTCGCGGGACAGATCCTCGAGGTCTTGCTGTTGGAAAGCGGCCGGCCGGTTCTTGTGGTCCCGTGTGACGGGGGATTCCCTGCAACAGGTTCGCGTGTGATGGTCGCCTGGAATGGAAGCCGGGAAGCGACGCGGGCATTGCACGACGCGTTGCCGATGATCGGCGGAGCGACGGCACGCGTGCTATGCGCCCAGACTGCGGCCCAGGAGGCAAGGCCGGACGCGACGCCGGTGGCCCACGCGGTGCGTGTCCTCGAACGTCACGGAGTGACGGTGGAGGTCGAACACGGCTCCAGCGGTTCCGACCTGACCATCGGTGAACTGCTGCTGTCGCGAGCCGCCGACTTCGATGCCGACCTGATCGTCATGGGCGCATACGGCCACGGGCGGATGCGCGAGCTTGTCTTGGGCGGCGTTACCCGAACCTTGTTGTCGTTGATGACCGTACCGGTGCTCTTTTCGCATTGAGCCACGGATCGCCGTGCCGATGCCGGATCCCTGGCCTATCCGGCAAGTTCGCCCCCAATACCGATGGCGCGAAGAAGCCGGAAGGGAAAGCCCAGTGATCGCTGAGCCAGGTTGTCCGTCACGTTCGCCGCACGCCGGCTCCCTTGTCTTCCGTGCAACACAATAACAAGGTACCTCGAGTCGGTTACTTCTTGTGGTGGCGCGGCGAGTGACGTTGAACCGGATCAGGCCATTGTGATCGCTACAGCCTCTTCTGGCTTTCAGCGAGGACGCAAACGACTCGGAGTGCGCGCAGTCGTGTTGCGATAGGTCGCAAAGGCGGACGCTAGATCTTGACTGTGAGCCGAAATGGTCTTCCAGCGCGTCTGCGGTCACCTTAAGGTCAGGACGGATTCGGGAAAGAGAATCTGGCTCATGGCAGCAAACCCGCGTGCAAGCGGTTGACCGTTATCACTCTGCGTCGCTGCGCGCGAGCAGAACAGGAAGCCTGGTCCTGCCAATCACGCCTTGCGACACGCTTCCCATCACGAGGCGTCGGAAGCCACGCCGCCCGTGCGTTCCCATGACGATCAGGTCGGCCTTCACTTTCCGGCTTCCGAAACGATGGTGTCGGCAACCAGATCGGGGGAGTTAGCGCGCTCCAGCAATCGGGTGACGCACAGAATTCCTGCGACGCCGTCAAGGCTATATGCCACGACGCAGTGGGACTTGACGTGCATCAAGCGGGACGAGGGCGTTGCGGCGGCTGCGGGTCGCCGGCAGGAAGCTTGACATATGACAAGCCCACGCATGGACGAGGATCTACATTGAATCGCTGAACACCACATCGGATAAGCGGAGAATCTCCATGGACTTTGCCACCATCCTGGTTCACCTGGATGCCAGCAGACGCATGCACCAGCGCCTGAACATCGCCATTCAGCTTGCGAAGAAGTTCCAGGCGACGCTGGTCGGTATGCTTGCGATCGGGCAACCGGATCCCCGCTCCGTCCGCTATCTGGTGGATGGCGATCGGTACCTGGCGTCATACGGCGAATGGCATCGACAGGTCGCCGAAGTCGCCCGCCATGCATTCCAGGGGGGCACGGACGAACTGCTGACGCCGACCGAGTGGTACGCGCCCGAGTGGGCCACGGCCGACAACGTCGTGGCGCAAGCGCATACCGCGGACCTGCTGGTACTGGGGCAGCATGACCCTGCAGACAAGGATGCCTATGTCCAGCATCACTTCGTCGAGTCCGTCGTACTGCAATGCGGCCGGCCCGTGCTGGTCATTCCCTATGCCGGAGTCTTTCCGGAGATCGGCAAGAGGATCCTCGTGGCGTGGAATGGCAGCCGTGAAGCGGCGCGAGCCATCCAAGACGCTCTTCCGTTCCTCCGGCGCGCCGAGACTGTCGAGGTGGTTGCCTGGAACGCACCGAACCTGTCGGCGGACCTGTGGCTTTCGCCGCCGCGATTCGCCATCGAATGGCTGGCGCGACACGGCGTGCAGGCAGGGCTTCACGATTTCACGGCCGTCAGCGGCGACGACACCGGACAGATGCTGCTGTCGCTGGCGGCCGACTGTGGGGCCGACCTGATCGTGATGGGTGCCTATGGTCATGGCCGGATGCGAGAGCTTGTGCTCGGCGGCGTAACGCGCACCATGCTGCAATCGATGACCGTGCCTGTCCTGCTGTCGCACTGACACTTCCGGCGCGCAGGAGATAGCCATGAACAGGTGTTCAGCAATACGGGCGCGGGCAGTGGCGTGGTCTTGCCTGGTGTCAACGACGCAGTTCTTGTGCGAAGCCTGCACGTCGATGCCGAATTTCCCGCGTCCGCCCACGCCGCGGGCTTCCCTTGAAACAGGGCACGGCGCAACGAACGGGAGCGCGAGCGCTCCGGCCACGCCCCGGTCAACGCTTCATGTCTGAGTAGTCCGGGCGCAGCATTGGCCAGAGCCGATACTGCGCAGGCGTAGCGCGTCTCGTTCCGCTACGCGCTTGCCATGAGATCTTATCCATGAAAGCTGATCTTCAACTCAAGAATGGAGTCGATGAAGAGCTGAACTTGGATCCGGCCATCAATGCGGCGGCTGTCGGTGTCGATATCCATGAAGGCGTTGTAACGCTCAGCGGGCATCTCCTCAGCTACGCAGAGAAGCTCGCTGCGGAGCGAGCCGCCGAGAAGGTGTCGGGCCTGCGCGCGGTGGTCGTGAATCCGGATGTGAGGCCTGCAAGCGTCGTTAGCGACGAAGCGATTGCTACTGCTGCACGCGATGCTCTGCAGTGGGAGCGGATCGAAGCCGCGTCGCGTCGGCATGCCGAGCGTGAGGCGAAGCGTACTAATGTATCGATGCGGGACGGCACGGTGACGCTCAGCGGCCATGTGGGCACGCGCGCCGAGCGACTGGCGGCTATCGGCGCTGCATGGTCGGCGCCCGGCGTGGGCGCCGTGGTGGACAACCTGCAACTGTCCTGACAGGCGGTATGCCAGGGAGCGACGCTGGCGCAAGGAGGCTTGATTATGCCTTGGAGTTTCGGCAACTATCCCTCGTCGATGAAGAACCTTCCACCCGCAGTCAGGGAAAAGGCGATTGAGATTGCGAATGCGTTGCTGGACGAGGGGTATGCGGATGGCATGGCGATTCGCATTGCAATCGCTCAGGCGCATCGCTGGGCCGCGCGTCATGCCGATGAACTGGCCCCGCAGGAGCGAGGCCGCGCGTTGCCCTAATACCCAAAGCATCCCCAGGTCCCTTCCTCTCCGTGAAATGGGTCCTTGGGCGACGGTCGTCAATATTCCGCCGGGCTGCGCACAAGCAGGACAGGTTTGCGGCTCTGGTGGACGACAGCTTGAGCCACGCTGCCTACGACGACGCGAAGGTATCCGCGCCGCCCATGCGCACCCAGGACAATCAGGTCGGCATTGCACTGGTCGGCCTGTGCAAGGATGGTCTCGGCAAGGCGGCCCTTCGACACGGGCTTGTCCAGCAACGCCACGGCATGGGGATGCCCGCAGCGCCCAGCAGCTTCGACGCTCCGGCGAGGACTTCCTGTCCATGCGGAGAAGGTCTTGGTGGTCAATGAAAGCGACGCTGAGCAGCGCCCCGCGGAGGTGTCAGGAATTTTGTGTGCTGAGGTCGGTTAAAAAATCTCAGCTCATGGCGGAGGTGAATCGCTCGCCAAACAGAATGGCGAACTGATTGACTGCTTGCCGCCAGGTGATAGGTGGCATCTTCCAATCCTTTTCGATGTTGCGCAAGGCCAGATACAGCAGTTTGCTGGCGGCCTCGTCGCTGGGGAAGTGGCCGCGATTCTTGACGATCTTGCGCAACTGCATGTGCATGCTCTCGATGGCGTTTGTCGTATAGATGATTCGACGCACCTCAGGCGGATAGACGAAGAAGGGAATCACCTGTTCCCATTGGCGCTGCCACATGGCCGCGACGGTAGGGAATTTGCGTCCCCACTCACTTCCCGCAAAGGTGTCGAGCGCTGCGGCCGCCGCCTCGGCCGTGGCGGCCTGATAGATCGGCTTGAGCGCGGCAGCCAACGGCTTACGGTCCTTCCAGCTCGCCAGATTCAGCGAATTGCGGATCAGATGCACGATGCAGGTCTGGATTTGCGCGGCCGGATAGACCGCCTCGATCGCCTCGGGGAAGCCGCGCAAGCCGTCGACCACCGCGATCAGGACGTCGTGCAAGCCGCGGTTCTTCAGTTCGTTGAAGACCTTCAGCCAGAACTTGGCGCCTTCGGTTTGCTCGATCCACAGACCTAGCACTTCCTTGCGGCCGTCGGCGCGGATGCCCAGCGCCAGATAGACCGCCTTGTTCTTGACCGTGCCTTCGTCGCGAATCTTCAGTCGTAGCGCGTCAAAGTACACGATCGGATACATGGCCTCGAGCGGGCGTTGCTGCCATTGCTCGACGTCAGCCAGCACCTCGTCGGTGACCGTGGAAATCAGATCGGGCGATACCTGCAGCCCGTACAGCTCCAGCAGATGGCCCTGAATCTCGCGCACGCTCATGCCGCGCGCATACATGCTGATGACGTGGTCGTCGAAGCCAGGCAGCCGGCGTTGATACTTGCCGACCAATTGGGGCTCGAACGTCGCCTGCCGATCGCGCGGAATATCCAGATTCAGCTCACCGTTGGGCGTCAGGACCGTCTTGGGGCTGGTGCCGTTGCGGTGGTTGCCGGTCTTGCCTTGCTCGGCCTCGTTATCCAGATGGTGACTCAACTCGGCGGCGAGCATACGCTCGGCCAACTGCTTCTTGAGCTGGCCGGCCAAGCCCGATTCGCCCAGGATCGACTCGGCATCCTTGCTCTGCACCTGGGCCAGCAGTTGATCGATCAGCTCATCGGGAAACAGCTTCGGTGCCTTCGGGTTCTTGCTCTTCTTGTTCACTGTCGTGTCGGTCATTGGACGTTTCCGTAATCGTCTCATGACCTCGGCACACTAAAAATCTGACAGGCTCCGCCCCGCTATCGTCGACCACGTAGATCACCTTTTGCGTCCGCATCAGACGCTTTGGCAAGATCGATGGCTTGCATCACCGCCAGCCGCGAGGCGTGGCTGCCATCTGTCGCTTTCTTCTGTACATGGATGCCCCCTGTCTCCCAAACGACGGCGCAGAAAATTCCAATGCGCCTTTGAGCAGCGTGGGCGGGATGCTCATAGCAGTATTGACGCAACTCAAGGATGCAAGGGCCGGCTTGCGGCCAGCCGGCGAATGCGGCACGTGCAGACCAAATACCGATCTCTTTGATCCAGCCCAAATCCTGGCTCCGCCTGCCATCTACCTTAGCTGCACGGGTCTTGCCCCGCCGGGCTCCGAGAGGATGGCGGGCGTGCGCCTTGCATCCCGCCGAAGCGGCGCGCTGGCATGGCCCCGGCAGTTCTGGAGACCAACATGACCCATCCTATTGTTTCAGCCGAAGTCACAGTGGAGTTCGTGAACCTTCCCGAGCCCCGGACCGAAGGTGGCATGCCGCTGCTCACAGCGCTTCACAACAGGCGCTCCACCAGAAGCTTTGCGCAGCGCCCGCTGGACGACGTGCTGCTATCCACGCTGTTGTGGGCTGCCTTTGGCATCAACCGTTCCGATAGCGGCCTGCGCACGGCGCCTTCGGCCCGCAACTGGCAGGAGATCGATCTCTATGTCGCCTTGCCGGAGGGGCTCTACGTGCTCGAGCCTGTGGGCTGGCGGCTTCGCCTGGTGACCGGCGAAGACCTGCGGGCAGCCACGGGCTTGCAGGACTATGTGTCGACCGCGCCGCTGAATCTGGTCTATGTCAGCAGGCTGTCGAAGCTCGATGAGACCGACAAGCCGCTGCGCCAGTTCTATACCGCCCTGGATGCCGGGTTCATCAGCCAGAACGTCTACCTGTTCTGCGCCGCGTGGGGCTTGGCAACAGTCGCGCGAGGTTTGGTGGACCGTCGCGCGCTCGCCAAGGCAATGCGGCTCGATCCTGACCAGCGAGTCGTCCTGGCCCAAAGCGTCGGCTTTCCCGCGTAGCAGCAGGACGCGCAATCTAAAGGGGACAACATGCCGTTCATCAACAGAGAGGATGCCGCCGGGCAACTGGCGCGCGCACTGAGCAAGTTCGCAGGCAAGCATCCGCTAGTACTGGCGGTACCCCGTGGCGCTGTGCCGATGGGTGCCATCATCGCCACCGCCCTAGGTGGCGACTTGGACATCGTGCTCGTACGCAAACTTGGAGCGCCGGGCAATCCCGAGCTCGCCATCGGGGCCGTGGACGAGAGCGGCTGGACCTATCTGACACCCCAAGCGGCCATGGCCGGTGCCTACAGTGAGTACGTCGATCGGGAGCGCACGGCGCAACTGGAGGAACTGCGCCGACGCCGCGCCCGCTACACGCCCGGTCGCGAAGCAGCCAGTGCGGCAGGACGGTGGGTGATTGTCGTGGACGACGGCCTGGCGACCGGCGCCTCGATGATGGCGGCGTTGCATGCCATCCGGCAGCAGAAGCCACTGCATCTGGTATGCGCGGTTCCGGTGGCCCCGCCGCAGACGCTGGAGCGCCTGCGTCCGTTTGTCGATGAAATAGTGTGTCTGGAGGCGCCAACGCAATTCCATTCGGTCGGGCAGTTCTACCGCGATTTTCCCCAGGTCGAGGACGAGCAGGTCGTGGCCGCCCTGAACGCGCGCTGAGTCCGGAA includes:
- a CDS encoding BON domain-containing protein, which encodes MKADLQLKNGVDEELNLDPAINAAAVGVDIHEGVVTLSGHLLSYAEKLAAERAAEKVSGLRAVVVNPDVRPASVVSDEAIATAARDALQWERIEAASRRHAEREAKRTNVSMRDGTVTLSGHVGTRAERLAAIGAAWSAPGVGAVVDNLQLS
- a CDS encoding phosphoribosyltransferase family protein, whose protein sequence is MPFINREDAAGQLARALSKFAGKHPLVLAVPRGAVPMGAIIATALGGDLDIVLVRKLGAPGNPELAIGAVDESGWTYLTPQAAMAGAYSEYVDRERTAQLEELRRRRARYTPGREAASAAGRWVIVVDDGLATGASMMAALHAIRQQKPLHLVCAVPVAPPQTLERLRPFVDEIVCLEAPTQFHSVGQFYRDFPQVEDEQVVAALNAR
- a CDS encoding universal stress protein, whose amino-acid sequence is MTTKTFSAWTGSPRRSVEAAGRCGHPHAVALLDKPVSKGRLAETILAQADQCNADLIVLGAHGRRGYLRVVVGSVAQAVVHQSRKPVLLVRSPAEY
- a CDS encoding universal stress protein, whose protein sequence is MYQRILVALDGGTASEAALDDAIPPAQAMGAEVEVIYAVDDSSPFLDVTGMDPDRLIDDLMMVGESVLSSAANKLGRAGVRHCTRLLSKHMIQDDIATTIVAEAAGWPADLIVMGTHGRRSARRLIMGSVSRGRHRPDKPTSAAGLSGQGWHPQPDFVSR
- a CDS encoding SagB/ThcOx family dehydrogenase yields the protein MTHPIVSAEVTVEFVNLPEPRTEGGMPLLTALHNRRSTRSFAQRPLDDVLLSTLLWAAFGINRSDSGLRTAPSARNWQEIDLYVALPEGLYVLEPVGWRLRLVTGEDLRAATGLQDYVSTAPLNLVYVSRLSKLDETDKPLRQFYTALDAGFISQNVYLFCAAWGLATVARGLVDRRALAKAMRLDPDQRVVLAQSVGFPA
- a CDS encoding universal stress protein — translated: MDFATILVHLDASRRMHQRLNIAIQLAKKFQATLVGMLAIGQPDPRSVRYLVDGDRYLASYGEWHRQVAEVARHAFQGGTDELLTPTEWYAPEWATADNVVAQAHTADLLVLGQHDPADKDAYVQHHFVESVVLQCGRPVLVIPYAGVFPEIGKRILVAWNGSREAARAIQDALPFLRRAETVEVVAWNAPNLSADLWLSPPRFAIEWLARHGVQAGLHDFTAVSGDDTGQMLLSLAADCGADLIVMGAYGHGRMRELVLGGVTRTMLQSMTVPVLLSH
- a CDS encoding IS256 family transposase encodes the protein MTDTTVNKKSKNPKAPKLFPDELIDQLLAQVQSKDAESILGESGLAGQLKKQLAERMLAAELSHHLDNEAEQGKTGNHRNGTSPKTVLTPNGELNLDIPRDRQATFEPQLVGKYQRRLPGFDDHVISMYARGMSVREIQGHLLELYGLQVSPDLISTVTDEVLADVEQWQQRPLEAMYPIVYFDALRLKIRDEGTVKNKAVYLALGIRADGRKEVLGLWIEQTEGAKFWLKVFNELKNRGLHDVLIAVVDGLRGFPEAIEAVYPAAQIQTCIVHLIRNSLNLASWKDRKPLAAALKPIYQAATAEAAAAALDTFAGSEWGRKFPTVAAMWQRQWEQVIPFFVYPPEVRRIIYTTNAIESMHMQLRKIVKNRGHFPSDEAASKLLYLALRNIEKDWKMPPITWRQAVNQFAILFGERFTSAMS
- a CDS encoding universal stress protein; this translates as MSYSSILVHLDRNRHTASRLALASQLASSHGCPLIGLIGGFIPDPAWFYLMDNAALYIEADRQRRQLAKESIRDQFHEATKHLSAGVEWRSAEHDVLSTVLRESREAGLVVAGQYDANGEEGPVAGQILEVLLLESGRPVLVVPCDGGFPATGSRVMVAWNGSREATRALHDALPMIGGATARVLCAQTAAQEARPDATPVAHAVRVLERHGVTVEVEHGSSGSDLTIGELLLSRAADFDADLIVMGAYGHGRMRELVLGGVTRTLLSLMTVPVLFSH